The bacterium genome contains the following window.
CAGGTGGGCCAGCCCTTCGCGCGGCGCCGCCGCTCACAGGCGGCGCCGGCGTCCTTCACTCCTTCAATTGTCCGTCGTGACGTGCTCCCACAGGAATTCCGGCTCTTCCCGCCCGAAATGCCCGTAGGCCGCCGTGCCGTAGTAGATGGGCCGCAGCAGCTGCAGCCGCTCGATGATCCCCGCCGGCGTGAGATCGAACTCCGCGCGCAGGGCCGCGGCGATCTCCGCGTCGCGCGTGCGTCCCGCCGTGGGCGTCATGACCAGGAAGCTGACCGGCTCGGCCTCGCCGATCGCGTAGGCCAGCTGGACGAGGCACTTGCCGGCCCAGCCACGGGCCACGACGGTCTTCGCCAGGAAGCGCGCCATGTAGGCGGCCGAGCGATCCACCTTCGACGGGTCCTTGCCGGAGAACGCGCCGCCGCCGTGGGGCGCCGCGCCGCCGTAGGTGTCGACGATGATCTTGCGCCCGGTCAGGCCGGTGTCGCCCTTCGGGCCGCCGACGGTGAAGGAGCCGCTGGGATTGATGTACTCGCGGTAGCCGGCGCTCCGCCTCGCCGCGGGGATGACCGGGTCGATGATGTGCTCGCGCACCAGCGCCTGCAGCTCCGTCAGCCCGATGCCCGGGTCGTGCTGGGTGGAGAGCACCACCGCTTCGACCGCGACCGGGCGGCCGTCCTCGTAGCGGTAGCTGACCTGCGACTTGGCGTCCGGGCGCAGCCAGGGCAGCGCGCCGGAGCGGCGGACCTCGGCCTGCCGCTGCATCAGACGGTGCGCGTCGACGATGGGCGCCGGCATCAGCACGCCGGTCTCGTCGCAGGCGTAGCCGAACATCAGGCCCTGGTCGCCCGCGCCTTGCGCTCCCTGCGCGCCCTTCACGGCGTCGGTGATCTCGGAAGCCTGGTGGTTGAAGC
Protein-coding sequences here:
- the metK gene encoding methionine adenosyltransferase produces the protein MFIRDGVFTSESVSEGHPDKLADRISDAVVDAFLELEPAARVACETLLADQHVVVAGEFRTEKEEHYAAVRARAEALTRAVIRDTGYTDADSGIDPDNCHLDVRFNHQASEITDAVKGAQGAQGAGDQGLMFGYACDETGVLMPAPIVDAHRLMQRQAEVRRSGALPWLRPDAKSQVSYRYEDGRPVAVEAVVLSTQHDPGIGLTELQALVREHIIDPVIPAARRSAGYREYINPSGSFTVGGPKGDTGLTGRKIIVDTYGGAAPHGGGAFSGKDPSKVDRSAAYMARFLAKTVVARGWAGKCLVQLAYAIGEAEPVSFLVMTPTAGRTRDAEIAAALRAEFDLTPAGIIERLQLLRPIYYGTAAYGHFGREEPEFLWEHVTTDN